The window CGAGAGCTCTAGGAATGGTGCCTTGTCTGGATATTCCTCGGGGTAGCGCACAGTAAGGAGCATAATCGGAGGTTCCTCCTTGTCATCTGGGATATCGAGGGCGATCAATATTCTGTATTCAGTCTCGGATATGtctggaaggtggtggactATCTGTCAGTTCACTGCCTGCCCAGAGCCATGCACGATGAACGGACCTGTAATCTCGTCTGGAAAGATAGAGTCCAGAACCTCTCTTTCCTCAATTTGATCCTCACGCCCCATCTTAAGTATCTGTGCTGTAAAGAATAGCGGCTTtgtgtcgttgttgatgtccTGGCCAGGCGGAGGACCAGGTCTTCCTGTGAGCACTTGGAACGAAGTGGGTGGGTTTGGATTTACTCTTTGCTGATGGGAGTGTGGTTCGTCTGGTGGATTTGCTggtttgttggaggaggggcacAACTTTTGGACGTGGGGTCTTGCGTCCACCCCGGCCCGCCAAGCTCACACTAGGCTGACCGCCTGGCAGAAACAGGGATCCTAGGAATTGGCTTCCAAAAAAATTTCGGCCAAAGCAGAACTGGTAGCGCAGCATTTCGAGTTTGGCGGGTAAGCTCAACCTTGGATCGATCACCATTCAACACCTCTCGAATTGCTTCACTCTTCAGCGGCGGACATAAAAATGGCGCCAAAATTCTCGGAGCCTAGCGTAAAGAGAAAGGTGCATCACAACGATGGCAGCAGagcgaagaaggcgaagactACCACCGGGCCGAAGCACAAGAAAGTCGAGCCAAAGGCTTCTGAAAGTGATGGCGCCACCTTTTCCGACTCGGACGACGGAGGCGCTGCTTTGAAGCAGGGGAAAACAGCGAACGGCCAGGCCGCTGGCAAGGCGTTGGAGAAAGGTTTGTTGTCCTTGCCTGTGAGACTCGAGACTCAATTCTATCGGTGTTAACAAGCCAACAGGACAAACCTCCCGCGAGGCTCATGCGAAGCAGAAACAGTTGGCGCAAGAACGTAAAGCCGCGAAACCATTGGCGGACGAGGTTCAGCGGACGAAAAAGTTGTGGGAGAGATTGCGCCGCAAGTCGCATGTGCCCAAGGAGGAGCGCCAGCAACTGGTCGACGAGCTCTTCTCCATCATTACCGGGCGCATCAAAGACTTCGTATTGAAGCACGACGCCGTGCGCGCTGTCCAGACGGCCATCAAATACTCAACCCCAGTCCAAAGGAAGCAGATCGCGAAGGAGCTTCAGGGTGCCTATGCGCAACTTGCTGAGAGCAGATATGCCAAGTTTCTCATCGGCAAACTCCTTGTCCAGAACGACACCGAGATTcgcgacatcatcatccccgagTTTTATGGGAAAATCCGCAAGCTTATCAACCATTCCGAAGCATCCTGGATTCTGGACGACATCTACCGTGGGGCAGCCACCAAGGAACAGAAGGCCCATATGTTGCGAGAATGGTACGGGCCCGAGTTCGCCTTGTTCAAGTCGGGGAATAAGGGCGAGGTCACGGCCGACCTGTCCAAAATTCTTGCTGAAGAGCCAAGCAAGCGGTCGACAGTCCTCAAATACCTTTGTGATATGACCAACAACCTGATCCAAAAGAAGATGACCGGGTTCACAATGCTGCACGACGCCATGTTGCAATatttcctcaacctcaagccCGACAGTGAAGAGCTCAAAGAGTTTGTTGAGGTCGTCAAGGGTGACGAGAATGGCGATCTGCTCAAGAACATGGCCTTCACCAAATCTGGCGCGCGTTTAGCCTGCTTGCTCTTGGCCCATGGGAGTGCGAAGGACCGGAAGCAAATCCTCAAGACATACAAGGACACATTTCAGCTCATGTCGGGTGACCCTCATGGGCACATGATCCTGTTGGCTGCCTACGATCTCATCGATGACACAGTTTTGACCTCCAAGTCAATCTTTCCAGAAATCTTgggcaaggccgaggacCTAGACCCAGGGAACATCACTTTCATGGCGAACGACCCGAACGCACGCATCGTGTCCTTGTACTTGTTCGAAGGCCAGTCCAAATCATTGTTCCCATCGAGCCATGCCGATGATTTGGAATTGCTCAGCGAGCTCCACGAGATCCGCAAGACTACGTGCAAGAAGGACGCCGAGGTGAGACGCAAAGAGCTGGTAGCATCCATGTCCCCACAGATGCTGGCCGCCGTAGCGGCCTTTGGGAAGGAACTTGCGGCCACTTCGTTTGGTTGTCAATTCATCGCCGATATTCTCCTGTCTTCCATTGGGGACAAGACTGCCGCCCTcgaggctgttgctgccacAGCGGCTGGTGAGCCTAACCCTGCTCTCCCTGAGGATGCTGATCCTCCctaccccccaccaccacacctttcCCTTACACCTCACGGAGGCAAGCTGTATAAGACCCTCATCGCCGGTGGGCGGTTCGATAGGGAGACGGGAACCGTCAAAAGAATCGAGCCACCCCTTAACTTCGCCGACATTCTCTACCCTGTCATAAAAGACCACATCATGCAGTGGGCAGTTGGGCCAAGCTCGTTTACAGTGTTGGGTTTACTTGAAGCCCCGGATTTCTCATCAAAGAAAgagcttctcaaactcctcaagttggagaagaagactcTTGAGCGTGCCGCCACCGCTGCTGAGACCACGGCGGAGGGTGTGAAACCCAAGTTGAAGAACAAGGACAACGGCTCCAAGTCGAAGTCGGGAGGGAACCAAGGCGCAAGACTGTTGTTGG is drawn from Podospora pseudocomata strain CBS 415.72m chromosome 1 map unlocalized CBS415.72m_1, whole genome shotgun sequence and contains these coding sequences:
- the puf6 gene encoding Pumilio y domain member 6 (COG:J; EggNog:ENOG503NUF7), giving the protein MAPKFSEPSVKRKVHHNDGSRAKKAKTTTGPKHKKVEPKASESDGATFSDSDDGGAALKQGKTANGQAAGKALEKGQTSREAHAKQKQLAQERKAAKPLADEVQRTKKLWERLRRKSHVPKEERQQLVDELFSIITGRIKDFVLKHDAVRAVQTAIKYSTPVQRKQIAKELQGAYAQLAESRYAKFLIGKLLVQNDTEIRDIIIPEFYGKIRKLINHSEASWILDDIYRGAATKEQKAHMLREWYGPEFALFKSGNKGEVTADLSKILAEEPSKRSTVLKYLCDMTNNLIQKKMTGFTMLHDAMLQYFLNLKPDSEELKEFVEVVKGDENGDLLKNMAFTKSGARLACLLLAHGSAKDRKQILKTYKDTFQLMSGDPHGHMILLAAYDLIDDTVLTSKSIFPEILGKAEDLDPGNITFMANDPNARIVSLYLFEGQSKSLFPSSHADDLELLSELHEIRKTTCKKDAEVRRKELVASMSPQMLAAVAAFGKELAATSFGCQFIADILLSSIGDKTAALEAVAATAAGEPNPALPEDADPPYPPPPHLSLTPHGGKLYKTLIAGGRFDRETGTVKRIEPPLNFADILYPVIKDHIMQWAVGPSSFTVLGLLEAPDFSSKKELLKLLKLEKKTLERAATAAETTAEGVKPKLKNKDNGSKSKSGGNQGARLLLEKLQA